In Citrus sinensis cultivar Valencia sweet orange chromosome 2, DVS_A1.0, whole genome shotgun sequence, a single genomic region encodes these proteins:
- the LOC102614885 gene encoding E3 ubiquitin-protein ligase WAV3-like codes for MADTLKKLKKSLSLKLSFQAGTNCPRPSGSNCPRPSCSDRSHSSGSSSRGLSRSLSFQTSKSSKKTCPICLGSLRRGQGVAIFTAECSHSFHFCCIAANVQHGNRICPICRCEWKDVPFQAPGSVIDARRNNMARARVSPFNAAPEDASAPGARRNVPTTFQLPAEPEQFTDDEQLSVNSIGPASPSRAQALAVKAFPEFGAVAAAECPPKFAVLLRVCAPSLPNDADRAPIDLVTVLDVSGSMSSKLPLLKRAVHFIIQNLGSADRLSIVIFSSVARRIFPLQRMTDSGRENAIRAINTLSSNGGTNIVEGLKKGARVLEERRERSPVASIILLSDGQDTHNVLRNSYTQDEASSIPSNELAYLNLLPSSICLSKREAGQPTFPVHTFGFGLEHDSEAMHAIADASGGTFSFIETLSILQDAFARCIGGLLSVVSQDVKLTIRSKSAGVRIGSIPSGRYNSEVLDEGQQAVIDIGNLYADEEKEFMVYLSIPVSSAEGEQRPECTALLDVFCTHKDSASMEIHQVEGEKVEIRRPEVLSTADKKVNLQVDRQRSRLLVAETIADAQRMAEVGDLESAQALLAERRSGLLSSAAAQAGDVLCNWLEAELREIRERMASMDLYERTGRAYLLSGLSSHSWQRATTRGDTTQVLATNGDRGHSGSIDSTRSYETPWMTTMVTRSQTLNFTSGEQQSQANK; via the exons atggcggACACATTGAAGAAGCTGAAGAAATCTCTTTCGTTAAAGCTCTCGTTTCAGGCCGGTACCAACTGTCCGCGTCCGTCCGGCTCGAATTGTCCTCGTCCGTCCTGTTCCGATCGTTCGCATTCCTCCGGTTCATCCTCTCGTGGCCTCTCTCGTAGCCTCAGCTTCCAAACCTCCAAATCATCCAAG AAAACTTGCCCCATCTGCTTGGGAAGTTTGAGGAGAGGACAAGGCGTAGCCATCTTCACGGCGGAGTGTTCCCACTCTTTCCATTTCTGTTGCATAGCAGCCAATGTTCAGCATGGGAATCGTATCTGTCCTATTTGCCGTTGTGAGTGGAAAGACGTCCCCTTTCAAGCCCCCGGCAGTGTCATTGACGCTCGTCGTAACAACATGGCACGGGCTCGAGTTTCTCCTTTCAATGCCGCTCCTGAAGATGCTAGTGCTCCTGGAGCCCGGCGTAATGTCCCAACAACATTTCAACTTCCAGCCGAGCCTGAACAATTCACAGACGACGAACAGCTCTCAGTCAACTCCATTGGCCCTGCCTCACCCTCCCGAGCCCAAGCTTTAGCTGTCAAGGCTTTTCCTGAGTTTGGTGCTGTTGCAGCTGCAGAATGCCCTCCCAAGTTTGCAGTTCTTCTTCGCGTTTGTGCACCATCTCTTCCTAATGATGCTGATCGCGCCCCAATTGACCTTGTCACAGTTCTTGATGTTAGTGGCAGCATGTCCAGCAAGCTTCCTTTGCTGAAGCGTGCTGTTCACTTCATTATACAGAATTTAGGCTCTGCAGATCGGTTGTCTATTGTCATTTTCTCGTCAGTAGCCCGAAGAATTTTCCCACTCCAAAGGATGACCGACAGTGGCCGTGAGAATGCAATCCGTGCTATTAATACTCTTAGCTCTAATGGTGGTACCAACATTGTAGAGGGACTCAAGAAAGGGGCCAGGGTTCTGGAAGAACGCCGTGAACGCAGCCCAGTTGCGAGTATCATTCTCCTCTCTGATGGTCAGGACACGCACAATGTTCTAAGAAATAGCTATACGCAGGATGAGGCTTCCTCAATCCCGAGTAATGAATTGGCATATCTGAATCTCTTGCCTTCTTCGATATGTCTCAGCAAACGTGAAGCTGGACAACCAACCTTCCCGGTCCACACATTTGGCTTTGGCTTAGAGCATGATTCCGAAGCAATGCATGCCATAGCAGATGCATCAGGGGGCACATTTTCCTTCATTGAGACCTTAAGCATTCTACAAGATGCCTTTGCTAGGTGCATTGGTGGGCTGCTCAGTGTCGTTTCTCAGGATGTCAAGCTCACAATCAGGTCAAAATCAGCTGGGGTGAGAATTGGATCCATACCTTCTGGAAGATATAACAGTGAAGTTCTTGACGAAGGGCAACAAGCTGTGATAGATATTGGAAATTTATATGCTGATGAAGAGAAAGAATTCATGGTCTATCTCTCAATTCCAGTGTCTTCTGCAGAAGGGGAGCAGAGGCCAGAGTGCACAGCGTTGTTGGATGTCTTCTGCACTCATAAAGATTCAGCTTCAATGGAGATACACCAAGTTGAAGGCGAGAAGGTTGAGATACGAAGACCTGAAGTTTTATCTACTGCAGACAAGAAAGTGAACCTACAGGTCGATCGACAGAGAAGCCGCCTTTTGGTTGCCGAAACTATTGCAGATGCACAAAGAATGGCCGAAGTTGGAGATCTAGAGAGCGCACAGGCATTGCTAGCGGAGCGGAGATCAGGCCTTTTGTCTTCAGCAGCAGCACAAGCTGGGGATGTTCTCTGCAATTGGCTCGAGGCTGAGCTGCGAGAAATCAGGGAGAGAATGGCCAGCATGGATCTATATGAACGTACTGGGCGGGCATATTTGCTTTCGGGTTTGAGCTCACACTCATGGCAGAGAGCCACAACCAGGGGAGACACCACACAGGTTCTTGCCACGAATGGAGATCGTGGGCATTCGGGCAGCATTGATTCAACAAGAAGCTATGAAACTCCGTGGATGACTACTATGGTGACAAGATCACAAACTCTTAACTTCACATCAGGGGAGCAACAGAGTCAGGCCAACAAATAA